ATGCTTTAACTTTGTTATTCTCGATGAAGACTCACGCTTACCTCTATGATGTGGGGGTAGCAGAAAGTGATTTAGGAGACACACCAGAAACTAAAGTCAATCTGTGGTTGTGGGTAGGAGTATTAGTGATTGTTACCCTTGGTGTAGCTATTGAGTCAGAATTATTAGTGGATTCTTTGGAAGAAGCTACTAGTCAATTAGGATTTAATCAATTATTTACAGGTGTGATCTTATTACCAATTATCGGTAACGCAGCAGAACACGCTACCGCGGTAATTGTCGCTATGAAAGACAAGATGGATTTAGCTATGTCCGTTGCTTTAGGATCTAGTCTCCAAATCGCTTTATTTGTCGCTCCTGTATTAGTAATAGCGGGGCGTATCATTGGTCAACCCATGGATTTAGACTTTAATCCCTTTGAAGTAGTAGCCGTAATCGTTTCGGTATTATTAGCTAATTCCATTAGTTCCGATGGTAGATCTAATTGGTTAGAAGGGGTTTTGTTACTAGCTACTTATACTATTCTGGCTTTAGCCTTTTATTTTCATCCTTAAAAGTAGGGGCGATCTTCGCCCCCAAAATTTTTAGCTTTATTTAACTGACAATTTGAGAGAAACTATACTTTAAAGGGTATTATTAATAATAGCACAAGTAATTAAACATTAACCCCAATGAAAACGATCGCCATCTATCACAATAAAGGTGGAGTAGGTAAAACCACCACTGTTGTTAATCTAGCAGCAGCATATAGCAAAATGGGTAAGAGAGTCTTAGTCATTGATTTAGATAGTCAAGCTAATACTACTTACGCTACTGGATTGGTCAAGTTTGAGGATGAGTTATTTGACAATATCAAAGATAAGAATGTATTGCAAGTTTTAG
Above is a window of Gloeocapsa sp. DLM2.Bin57 DNA encoding:
- the cax gene encoding calcium/proton exchanger, which gives rise to MPTKNKIFAVMLLFIPVSVVAHFLHWEAVAIFATAALAIVPLAAFMGTATEEIAVVVGPNLGGLLNATFGNATELIIAFFALKAGLIGVVKATLTGSIISNMLLVLGFSIFLGGLRYKEQTFQPIAARLNASAMNLAVVAILLPTAVDYTSDGIVSVTMQNLSVAVAVVLILVYALTLLFSMKTHAYLYDVGVAESDLGDTPETKVNLWLWVGVLVIVTLGVAIESELLVDSLEEATSQLGFNQLFTGVILLPIIGNAAEHATAVIVAMKDKMDLAMSVALGSSLQIALFVAPVLVIAGRIIGQPMDLDFNPFEVVAVIVSVLLANSISSDGRSNWLEGVLLLATYTILALAFYFHP